One window of the Rhipicephalus sanguineus isolate Rsan-2018 chromosome 2, BIME_Rsan_1.4, whole genome shotgun sequence genome contains the following:
- the LOC119383581 gene encoding vacuolar protein-sorting-associated protein 25: MTTDFEWPWQYGFPPFFTLQPTLATREKQLEAWSNLILNYHRAHKAYVLDVAEALASPLFHNKDISRKLSADSLREVLKYMNSRGQVAWTDKQQSRCYVYWRSPEEWGKLIYDWADATGHLNTVCTFYELVQGDDTADTEFAGLDVDLLRISLQTLEKQGKAELISFDGSDGVKFF; the protein is encoded by the coding sequence ATGACGACCGATTTCGAGTGGCCGTGGCAGTACGGCTTTCCTCCGTTCTTCACCCTCCAGCCGACACTGGCTACGAGGGAGAAGCAGCTCGAGGCGTGGAGCAATCTGATCCTGAACTACCACCGGGCCCACAAGGCGTACGTGCTGGACGTCGCCGAAGCCCTCGCCTCGCCGCTGTTCCACAACAaggacatctcccgaaagctctCGGCCGACTCGCTGCGGGAGGTACTCAAGTACATGAACTCGCGTGGCCAGGTCGCCTGGACGGACAAGCAGCAGTCGCGTTGCTACGTCTACTGGCGGTCGCCCGAAGAGTGGGGCAAACTGATCTACGACTGGGCTGACGCCACGGGACACTTGAACACCGTGTGCACCTTCTACGAGCTCGTGCAGGGGGACGATACGGCCGACACCGAATTCGCTGGTCTGGACGTGGACTTGTTGCGGATATCCCTGCAGACGTTAGAGAAGCAAGGAAAAGCCGAGCTCATCTCTTTCGATGGCAGCGATGGCGTCAAGTTCTTTTAA